One Helianthus annuus cultivar XRQ/B chromosome 7, HanXRQr2.0-SUNRISE, whole genome shotgun sequence genomic region harbors:
- the LOC110866941 gene encoding uncharacterized protein LOC110866941, producing MRPTKASKPAPRAEAEKWVLNSAHPEQTVTLGPAMSDLTRAALKKLLHENMGVFAWTPAGMVGVPRHVAEHRLNVSENAKPVVYAKRHLGDIKHDAMKEQVLELLNAGIIREVRCQTWVASPVIVKKPNGSWRMCVDYKDLNKACPRDCYALPDIDEKIDSLATFRWKCFLDCYKGYHQVQMAVQDEDKTAFRMPTGLYCYTKMPFGLKNVGATYQRLMNETFSDAIVKYIEVYMDDLVIMSKEEGTMLANIQKTFNTLRSVSIKLNPAKCSFGMEEGKFLGFIVTKDGFKVNPEKVQAIERMPSPSNIKDMQKLAGRLAALNRFLANHAAKSFPFIKTLRNCMKKSQFQWTPEAENAFREMKDCLIKLPTLTAPNKGEPLVLYLSASDRAVRAVLLVDRQGVQTPVYYVSRTLTDPETRYAIMEKLVLALIHASRRLRRYFANHVIHVLTNYNIGNILARPEVSGRLAKWAIELGGHNVVFRPRPSIKGQVLADFMTEVPDDKERECKAMEKAEKKQTEEPWLLYTDGASNEDGTGAGLRLVSPDKHEFTYAIRLDFKSTNNEAKYEAFLAGLRLEIKMGVRHIEAHVDSMLVAGQINGQYEAKGDVMALYLSQAKTLLQTFYSYKVHHINRSENKPADVLSKLASTSFQHLAKDVRIEVLSNPSVPLREVSVIKTGTTSWMTPIIMYLQSGIRPENKAEARKIQYKVEHYQMADGILYQKSYLGPLLRCVDAEDVNYLLREVHEGICGIHVGPRMVVAKVMNEGYYWPGMHLDAVKGLRRCSGCQRHAPKTMRPKNELVPVTTAWPFQQWGIDMVGPFPEAPGAVKFIIVAVDYFTKWVEAKALASTTSAVVKRFIWEQIICCFGLPLRIITDNGTNFAADDLERWFKELHIEHTFSSVAHPQGNGQVEAVNKSIVDGIKARLGEKRRGWVDELPSILWAHRTMPKTSNGETPFSLVYGSEAVIPAEIGLPSPRMLSMNLINNEEERRIDLDLLEERREMAANNEAKYKTKLEKYYNSRVRVCTFNLGDYVLRDNEASNAEKPGKMAPKWEGPYVIDTVLGKGAYKLRTINNKEVPRTWNAQQLRKCYM from the coding sequence ATGAGGCCTACAAAAGCAAGTAAACCAGCGCCACGCGCAGAGGCAGAAAAATGGGTGTTGAACAGTGCCCACCCAGAACAAACAGTTACCCTGGGACCAGCGATGTCCGATCTAACACGCGCAGCGCTCAAGAAGTTGTTACATGAGAATATGGgcgtgttcgcctggacaccagctggcatggttggtgttccacggcaCGTTGCAGAGCACCGTCTAAACGTCTCAGAAAATGCAAAACCAGTGGTGTACGCCAAGCGCCACCTGGGCGATATAAAGCATGACGCCATGAAAGAGCAAGTACTGGAACTACTAAATGCAGGCATCATCAGAGAAGTCAGATGCCAAACTTGGGTAGCAAGCCCAGTGATAGTGAAGAAACCAAATGGCAGctggagaatgtgcgtcgactaCAAAGACCTAAACAAGGCATGCCCACGCGACTGCTATGCCTTACCAGACATAGACGAAAAAATTGACTCTCTGGCAACCTTCAGGTGGAAATGCTTTCTTGATTGCTACAAGGGGTATCACCAGGTTCAAATGGCCGTCCAAGATGAAGATAAGACGGCATTCCGCATGCCAACAGGGCTGTATTGTTACACCAAGATGCCTTTCGGCTTGAAGAATGTGGGCGCGACCTACCAGAGATTGATGAACGAAACATTCAGCGATGCCATCGTCAAGTACATAGAGGTGTACATGGACGATCTGGTAATTATGAGCAAAGAAGAAGGCACGATGCTGGCTAACATCCAAAAGACTTTCAACACACTACGCAGCGTAAGTATCAAGCTGAACCCAGCAAAATGCTCATTCGgaatggaagaaggaaagttctTAGGCTTCATCGTCACGAAAGATGGTTTTAAGGTGAATCCGGAAAAAGTCCAAGCCATAGAAAGGATGCCTTCACCATCAAACATTAAAGACATGCAAAAGTTAGCAGGACGACTAGCCGCGCTCAATCGTTTCCTAGCTAATCATGCCGCAAAATCTTTTCCGTTCATCAAAACCTTGCGCAATTGTATGAAGAAAAGCCAGTTCCagtggactccggaagcagagaatgcgttccgcgagatgaaagattgCCTCATCAAACTGCCAACCCTAACCGCACCAAACAAGGGAGAACCTTTGGTACTTTACCTTTCAGCTTCCGATAGGGCAGTCAGAGCTGTGCTGCTTGTCGATCGTCAAGGTGTCCAGACACCAGTTTACTACGTGTCACGAACCTTGACCGATCCAGAAACCCGATATGCAATTATGGAAAAGTTAGTCCTTGCACTGATTCATGCTTCAAGGAGGCTGCGCAGATACTTTGCCAATCACGTCATCCACGTGCTAACAAACTACAACATCGGCAACATCCTTGCAAGGCCAGAAGTATCAGGAAGGCTAGCCAAATGGGCAATAGAACTGGGAGGTCACAATGTGGTTTTCAGACCACGACCATCAATCAAAGGCCAAGTCTTGGCGGATTTTATGACAGAAGTTCCAGATGACAAAGAAAGAGAGTGTAAAGCCATGGAAAAAGCTGAGAAAAAGCAAACAGAAGAGCCATGGTTGTTGTATACCGATGGAGCGTCTAACGAAGACGGCACAGGCGCAGGGCTAAGGCTGGTAAGCCCCGATAAACATGAATTCACATACGCAATACGCTTGGATTTTAAGAGCACAAACAACGAAGCAAAGTATGAAGCTTTCCTGGCTGGCTTACGATTGGAGATCAAAATGGGGGTCCGACACATCGAAGCGCATGTGGACTCCATGCTGGTAGCGGGGCAAATCAACGGCCAATACGAAGCTAAAGGGGATGTCATGGCACTCTACCTCAGCCAAGCAAAAACATTGCTACAAACCTTCTACTCttacaaggtgcaccacataaacagaagcgagaacaagcCAGCAGACGTGCTGAGTAAGCTCGCATCAACAAGTTTCCAGCACCTAGCAAAGGATGTGCGCATAGAGGTTTTGAGCAACCCATCCGTTCCACTCAGAGAAGTAAGTGTCATCAAGACAGGAACAACGTCCTGGATGACACCGATAATCATGTACCTGCAGTCAGGGATACGTCCCGAAAACAAAGCCGAGGCGCGAAAGATCCAATACAAAGTAGAACACTATCAGATGGCAGATGGGATACTATACCAAAAGTCGTATCTCGGCCCGCTGCTAAGATGCGTTGACGCCGAAGACGTAAACTACCTACTCCGGGAAGTTCATGAAGGAATTTGTGGTATTCATGTCGGGCCTCGAATGGTGGTAGCAAAAGTGATGAATGAGGGAtactactggcccgggatgcacCTGGACGCTGTGAAAGGGTTGAGGAGGTGCAGTGGCTGCCAGAGACATGCGCCCAAGACCATGCGCCCCAAAAATGAACTAGTAccagtcacaaccgcatggccttttcaacaatggggcatagacatggtaggTCCTTTCCCGGAAGCACCAGGGGCGGTCAAATTCATAATAGTCGCAGTCgactatttcaccaaatgggtggaGGCGAAAGCACTTGCATCAACCACATCGGCAGTCGTCAAGCGATTTATATGGGAGCAAATCATATGCTGCTTTGGCCTACCTCTCAGAATCATCACCGATAACGGAACTAACTTCGCAGCAGACGacctcgaacgatggttcaaagaactACATATCGAGCATACCTTCTCTTCGGTTGcgcacccgcaagggaatggtcaagtAGAGGCAGTCAACAAAAGTATCGTTGATGGTATCAAAGCAAGGTTAGGCGAAAAAAGAAGAGGATGGGTAGACGAACTGCCCAGCATATTGTGGGCCCATAGGACAATGCCAAAGACAAGCAACGGCGAGACACCGTTCAGCCTAGTCTATGGGTCTGAGGCAGTCATTCCAGCAGAAATCGGGCTACCATCTCCACGAATGCTCTCAATGAACTTAATCAACAATGAAGaggaaaggaggatcgacctggacctcctagaagaacgaAGAGAGATGGCAGCAaacaacgaggccaagtacaaaacaaAGCTGGAGAAATACTACAACTCCAGAGTCCGAGTCTGCACTTTTAACCTGGGAGACTATGTCCTACGGGACAATGAAGCTTCCAACGCAGAAAAGCCCGGAAAAATGGcgcccaaatgggaaggcccatacgtAATCGATACAGTACTCGGCAAGGGAGCTTACAAACTGCGCACCATCAACaacaaagaggttccacgaacctggaatgcTCAACAACTCCGAAAGTGCTACATGTAA
- the LOC110866942 gene encoding uncharacterized protein LOC110866942 yields MRNKRGQDPNLYFEFHKDTGHLTDDYFSLKQEIERALRDGKLTHLVKGGKRDYRQIQRRDEGPDNKKLRKLETHMVQGGPRRPKKNYNKLTQDDSWHEKQVIFPVVRGGPREKRPIVIPGVIGHYQTDYIFIDPGSTADIIYEQCFNQFDQEDKARLEPVDYPLIGFCNEAVFPLGQISFPVLLSDGRNSRTEEVTFMVLPAHSRHDILLGRESQGDFSMICSAPHSAVGFPTETGIALIYASKEVLATD; encoded by the coding sequence atgcgcaacaaaaggggtcaAGATCCCAATCTATACTTTGAATTCCATAAGGATACGGGTCACCTCACCGACGACTATTTTAGCCTGAAGCAAGAAATTGAAAGAGCCCTAAGGGATGGAAAGCTCACTCACCTGGTCAAAGGCGGAAAGCGCGACTACCGCCAAATCCAAAGAAGAGACGAAGGGCCAGATAACAAAAAACTCAGGAAGTTGGAAACCCACATGGTGCAAGGAGGTCCACGAAGACCAAAGAAAAATTACAACAAGCTCACACAGGATGATTCGTGGCACGAGAAGCAAGTCATCTTCCCAGTTGTTAGAGGAGGCCCAAGGGAAAAACGACCAATAGTTATCCCAGGAGTGATTGGTCATTATCAGACAGACTACATCTTCATTGATCCGGGGAGCACCGCGGATATCatatacgaacaatgcttcaatcaatttgaccaggaggacaaagCGCGCTTGGAGCCAGTAGACTACCCATTAATTGGTTTCTGCAACGAGGCCGTTTTTCCCCTAGGTCAGATATCATTCCCGGTCTTACTTTCGGACGGACGAAATTCAAGAACAGAAGAAGTCACGTTCATGGTGTTGCCTGCACACTCGAGACACGACATCCTCCTAGGAAGAGAATCCCAGGGAGACTTCAGTATGATTTGCTCTGCACCACATTCAGCCGTCGGATTCCCAACGGAAACAGGCATCGCACTGATATACGCAAGCAAGGAAGTCTTAGCAACAGATTAA